A genomic stretch from Tenrec ecaudatus isolate mTenEca1 chromosome X, mTenEca1.hap1, whole genome shotgun sequence includes:
- the LOC142434562 gene encoding actin-related protein T1-like, with protein sequence MADMSNIDAPAVVFDNGSGFCKVGFSKEIVPRQIMNSVVGHKRFNSSLAEVNKKNYLIGNEALCSHEALILHHPIERGQITDWDDMEKVWQHLFECELGVTPSEQPVLMTEPSLTPSQSREKMAEVMFENFKVPAFYLSNQAVVVLYASASVTGLVVDSGHGVTCTVPVFEGHALPHAVSTLNVSGNDLTEYLTWILLTRGYSHYSAINKAVVEDIKEKLCYVALDPGKEPKKSRCEPRKEYRLPDGNVIYFGDQLYQVPEALFTPSQMDFRSPGITEMIINSIMKCDTDIQSSLFKGIVLSGGTTLLSGFKERLFKELEPTAEQGTAIKIIAYYDRYLCGWIGASIMSSTSTFKDMWITSADFKEYGPSVVQRKCF encoded by the coding sequence ATGGCAGACATGTCTAATATAGACGCTCCCGCAGTGGTTTTTGACAACGGCTCTGGATTCTGTAAAGTAGGTTTCTCTAAGGAGATTGTGCCCCGTCAAATAATGAATTCCGTTGTGGGGCATAAGCGATTTAACTCATCTTTGGCAGAAGTCAACAAGAAGAACTACCTCATCGGAAATGAAGCCCTCTGTAGCCATGAGGCGCTCATCCTCCACCACCCCATTGAGCGCGGCCAGATCACGGACTGGGATGACATGGAAAAGGTCTGGCAGCACCTTTTCGAGTGTGAGCTTGGCGTGACACCCAGTGAGCAGCCAGTACTCATGACGGAGCCCTCCTTAACCCCAAGCCAGAGTCGTGAGAAGATGGCCGAGGTGATGTTTGAGAACTTTAAAGTGCCTGCTTTCTACCTGTCGAATCAAGCGGTGGTAGTCCTCTACGCCTCTGCCAGTGTCACCGGCCTGGTCGTGGACAGCGGGCACGGGGTGACTTGCACCGTTCCGGTCTTTGAGGGTCATGCCCTGCCTCATGCCGTCAGTACACTCAACGTGTCCGGAAACGACCTCACCGAGTACCTCACCTGGATTCTCCTGACCCGAGGGTATAGCCACTACTCCGCAATCAACAAAGCCGTGGTGGAGGACATTAAAGAGAAGCTGTGCTACGTGGCCTTGGATCCAGGAAAGGAGCCAAAGAAAAGCCGGTGTGAGCCCCGGAAAGAATACCGACTGCCGGATGGTAACGTCATCTACTTTGGAGACCAGCTGTACCAGGTTCCCGAGGCCCTCTTTACACCTAGCCAGATGGACTTCCGAAGCCCTGGGATAACGGAAATGATCATCAATAGCATCATGAAATGCGACACGGACATCCAGAGTTCCCTTTTTAAAGGAATTGTGCTGTCTGGGGGCACCACGCTTTTATCCGGGTTCAAAGAACGCCTCTTTAAAGAACTGGAACCAACAGCTGAACAAGGAACCGCCATCAAGATCATAGCTTACTACGATAGGTATTTATGTGGGTGGATTGGTGCATCTATAATGAGCTCCACGAGCACTTTTAAGGACATGTGGATCACCAGCGCTGATTTCAAGGAGTATGGGCCTTCTGTGGTCCAGAGAAAATGCTTTTAG